The Capra hircus breed San Clemente chromosome 12, ASM170441v1, whole genome shotgun sequence region AGAACATACCTAGTTGTGTATATAAAAAGGAAGCCCCCCCAAAGCGACTCCAGGGCGCTCCCGACGGTGCCGGGTAAGCTCCCACGACAGGGACAGACTCTTTAACTCCCCGCTTCCGCGCTGTCTCAGGCCAACCAGCGCACGGGCCTTGTGCGCGACTGGCCAATGACGTCGTACCGCTGTCCGCGAACCAGCCAATCGCAGCGAGGCCGCGTAGTAAATTCGAATGGAAACTCCTCGCTTCGCGTTCTGCCCAGAGTATCGCGGCTCCAAATTCAAATCAACGCAGCCTCACGCTGGCGAACAGCGCGAGAGGCGGAGCCTGCCGGCGTGAGCCCGGAACGCGCGGTGTGATTGCCCAGGAGAAAGGAAGGCGCTCCAGTTCCGGGTCAGGCCCTTCGCCCGCCTCCCTCGGCCTCCGCCATGGCTAGCAGCAGTGGCGCCGGGTCGGCGGCAGCGGCAGCGAATCTGAATGCGGTGAGGGAGACCATGGACAGTGAGTGCCCGTTTCGCCCCCTTTACCTTGCCTCTGTTCCCCAGAGCCAAGGCCCTGGGGCGGGGCTGGGCCCACGAGGACTTCAGGTCCACCTCCTGCCCCGCTCGGCATCTTTGGAGATGCTTCTAAGGGACCCTCCAGAGCTGATGGCCCCATCCTTTGAGAGTCGTCTCTCCGTTCCTGCGTAGTTTGTCGCGCGCACGGCGTTGCGGTCTCACGTCAGCCCGGCGCGCGCCTGGTCCCTCCCGCAACGGACCCCGCGCGCCGCCTGTTTCCCGCCTCGAGGGCTTTCTCCCAAGTGCTCATTTCGCGCCCTCTCCCGTGCCCAGTCCCCGCGACCTTCCTCGCGCGAGCTCATGCCACGCCTGGTCCCCGCGCCGGTTCCCCCGCATCCCTTCTCCTGCGCCGGCCTCGCGCGCCTTGCCCACCCCGCGCGCCGCATCCAGTGAGGGGAGCGCCTCCGAAGCGCcccagactgtgagctccttgcaGACAGTGGCTTCCTGTGTTTGATCACCGCTGCATCCCTCCTTGTACCTTGCGCTGCAGCGGGAGCATGTTAAATACCTACCCCTTGAAGAAACAAGTTGTGCTTTAATCAGAGTTGCCCCCGTTTAGTCCTGGAGCCGGTGATGCCGGTGTCCGGAGACCGTGGGCGTAATGTTTACCTGTTTTGCAGCAGGGAGCACGCAGGTAAAAACTGCCCGcaagtaatagaggaaaaaagTGTCTTGGAGTtatcctctctctcctttctttataTTGCCGGCTCTGCCACTTTATAGCCCTGGTGTAGgcttggacaagtcatttaaacATCTTtgagcctgctttttttttttttttaccctagtGAAACAAGACTGCTACCTCGTgctgtgtgagtgctaagtcgcttcagttatgtccgactctttgcgacccaatggactgtagcccgccaggctcatctgtccatgggattcttcgctcaagaatactggagtggcttgggttgccaggccctctttcaggggatcttttcaaccagggatgaacccaggtctcctgcattgcaggcagattgtttaccgtctgagccaccagggaagccccctactaCCTCCTAGGattattgtaaatatttaaataagataaCCTGATAAAGGTATCTCGAAGGTGACCATTAACAGGTAGTTCTTGCACTGTTTTTGTGTATAAACATCGTTCCACGACCCCTTTTGTTGTCCCCATTTTATTTGCCTGcatctgtatatgtgtgtttgatagatgttaaattttgcttttttgcgttttcCAAGGGATACCCACATGAACTGCTGTCTCTTTCAAACCATGAAATTCTCATTAAGCAGTGTCAGTCTTCATGTCCTATCTCTGGCTCTTTCACTGTAGGCTCCACTTCCTATTAGAGCTCCTTCTTTATGAGGACTTGTGATAAAGCTTATGACTTTCTTTGCACTCGCTGCTGCTTcacttttcaaagaattttttttttaattaagagtcTTTGCTTCTAATTTTTTACTCAGTGtctgcttttgtctttttctgaaaaaTGGAATTTTGTTAATACCATATTCAGCCTATTTTCCCATCCTTCTTGAAATAGCAGAacttattagttttattttgtaaGTGGATTTGTGTACATAGAAACTAGTGTACACCATTATTGTCTTACATCTTTGCTTGGAAGCCAGTGTGGTTTCTGAACAGTATGAAGTGTATTTGAGGCCTGACTTCTAGTCAGTTTTCTTATATTAACTGTTCCTTATTATATGGGCACAGGATTCCATTTGAATAGAAAGCCCGCATTTTCTCTCTGATGAAACTACTGATACAGAAATGAGAACTGATCGTTTTTAATTGGCTGCATCATCAAGGTTTTCACAGACAGAACTGCAGATTATAGTGTTAGAATATGAAAAAGTGAAGAAAGACCAGATTATTTTTTCTCAACCAACACTGGCGGAGAGAGAGTGCAAAGTAGAGAACACTGCTCCTCTATACACAGTGTGTCCCCAAATCAGAAGGTAAAAAGGAAGGCCCCAGGTTGGCAGTGTATCAACATCTGTTAAGTGTGGCAGTTAGGTCCTGTCGTGTCCATTGGAACTAGCTGCTATCACGCCATGCATGCATGATCaatcactcaggcatgtccgactcttcgccattccatgaactgtagccttgtAGGCTtgtctatccgtgggatttcccaggcaagaataatgaagtgggttgctatttcctccaagggatcttcccaacccagggatcaaactgacatCTGAATCATAATTGAGTCCAAAACAGTCAGTCAAAATGTGTAGTTTTGCAaagttaatgaaatattttccagGCTGTCTCTAATGATTGAGGCACAAAGGGAAACATAGGGACACTTTCACTGTTAAGAATTGACCACACACTCAACTGAAAAAGTCCTCAATGCAGTCCTTTAATAATCCCACCTTTCTCCACTCTCATTGCCAGAAATAGAACTTTAACTTGCCCAAGGGACTGGGCTGACCTACATAAGCACCAGTATTTTTTGAAATTCTGTTAATATGGCGTGTCCATGTATTTAAATCTATCCATGAGACCCAAACTGAAGTGTTCAAAACTTTTTAACTCTGACAGTGCTGCTTCAAGATCTAGTATATTTCTCCttatcctcttcctcctccctcccatcaGTATTAAGAGTCAGCTAAGTGATTTAATCTTTTAATTAATGTCAGATGATTTGCAAGGATTATAAAATTGAACTATGaacatttgtaattttattgtgaaaatgaaAGCAGTTTGATAAAGATACTTTAGACAGGGGAGGAAGTGCTGGGCTTTGTTATTTATCTGCACAGAACACTGAAAGAAGCCTGATTGATCCTGGCCAGATTTAGTATAGGGTCTGTtgcataaggggcttccctggtggctcagtggtaaagaatctacctgccaatgcaggagacatgggttcgatccctgggtcaggaagatccctggagaaggaaatggcaacccactccagtattcttgcctgggaaatcccatggacagaggagcctggcgggctacagtccatggggttgcaaaagagtaagacatgacttagccttCGCGACAGTAACAACAAATTATGTTTTTGGCAATGGTGATTAAAATTTACTTCTTCCCTACTTGAGGCTTCAGTGTAATACAGTTGTTGCTCAGTATTTGCCGGGAAATTGGGTTCAAAGcaccctcacccacccacccataccACAATCTGTGGGTGCTCAAGTCTGTCATATAAAATGGCTAAGTGTTTGCATATAACCCACATTCATCCTCTTGTATAGGGGCTTCTCAGGggactgagtggtaaagaatctgcctgccaataattttttttcccaaatattttcaatACACAGTTGACTTGTATCAAGTTGTAAACTAGCAAAAGAAGTGAAGAGAGTACACAGTGTGCAAGGCAGTGTTGGTGAAGCAAACATAGCCCATGCTCCCACCATCAATCCCCTTGCTTTCTCATGTGAGGTCTCCCCTACCTCTCTCCTTCACTAAgcttcttcagttcttcactcatCTCAGATTTGACCTTTTGTATTAATCTCTCCTGTCCATGCCACCTACCAGTCTCTGCATAATTGCAATAACTTATCTGGACTCCTTCTCCCCAGGTCTTTCACTGGGAAGAACTTGGTAAATGAGACTGAAAGGCTCATGTAAAGGCAGTGTAATTATGGTTGTGAAATGTGAGATGAGCCAGACAGGAGAATATACTAAGGCCCTATTGAAGATTTGAGAACTCTTGGAAGCTACTACATTTAAAACAGGAATATGACaagatcagatttttttttttttttttttttttttgagattttgccTTCAAGGCTGTAGTGCAGTGGCAGGATGGGAGTAACTGAGGCAAAACCCAGCAGATACCTTGAGTTGAACAGGAGTTTAGGGTCCAGGGAGACCAAGGCAGGCAGAGTTTTTAAGACAGAGTACCTAAGAGGAAAGAGCCTGCACCTAGAGAGAATTCTGGAGGTCCATGGAATGTTCTCCCTCAGGTATTCAGCATGGCATTGATCAGTGTGCAAGGAAAGTACCCCAAAAAGATACCAAAGGATCAAACTGTTTCTAGATAACTATATCTCATGACAAAGCTTGAGaatatgtatagaaatacaaaactgTCGAACACCCAGCACAGTAAAATTCACAATGTCTGGCATCCAGTCAGAAATTATTAGGTATGCAAAAACAGAAGAATGTGACCGATGATAAGAAAATTTTAATCTGTTAAAACTGATCCTCAGTTGATACAGATGTTAGGATTAGCAGGTGAAAACATTAGAACGGTACTCCATGTGTTCAGGTTAAGTATAGGAATggaagagaggtttttttttttttaaacaaattgaacTTCTCAAGATGAAAATGAATATGAAGTATGAAAAAGTGGAACAGGCCCATATCACAAAAATCATGAATATTATGAAAGTTTTCAAAAGGACTTAGACTGAAATTAAAGGTGGCTTAGTATTGTTCATTTGTCTGTTCATCCCAAAATAAAGTGTTATTTTCATACAGCTCATATCAAAATCCAAATGGTATATTACTGACTAAGCagttccacttctaggaatttattctgaTAAAATTAAGTTCCTGTGTACAGATATTTGTCATGGTATTATTTTCATCAGGGAAACAGGAGACCCACATAACAAAATAGAGCAGTTAAGTAATATATGTTATTTccttaaaatggaatattacatgAATGATTACATTGTAAGAGAATGCTAAAAAGTGGGAAAATGTTTGGAATAATCTGGACTATGATATGTAAATTTTAGATAGATACTAAATGAGTAGTAGAATATAAACCAAGATATAGAAAAGTTATGTGGAGGGAGGTTGTAATTTATTTGTAAGTTTCTAGAGCTAAGTAAGGGCAGTATTACATGCCGGTTTTCCAGTATTACATCCCGGTTTCCAAATCTAGGAATGCTGTGCTGTTCTTTGGTGTTATGCAATATTATATGAATTAAAAACAGGTATTCAcgtgcattttttaaatgttataagatttcattcttaaaattttcttgtctttttccagtcctactTGAGATTTCAAGAATTTTGAATACTGGATTAGATATGGAAACTCTGTCTATATGTGTGCGGCTTTGTGAACAAGGAATTAACCCAGAAGCTTTATCATCAGTTATTAAGGAACTTCGCAAGGCCACAGAAGCCTTAAAGGTAGAGATTCATATGTTCACTCACTCTGAATGAAAATGCTTTGGTTTAGAAAATAATTAATGCTGAAATTTTATGTGAATAATTCTAAACAAGGTTAAACTAACATCTGTCATCAGGAGAAATTCTGAAGGCCAGGATCTCAGTAGTGTATGTTCAGATCACAAAATACTCTATCCGAACCATGTTGTCTTTTTGTAAAAGTCTCTGATTATGTTTAGAATTCTGCTTGTGTTGGGGGTGATATTgtttctgccccccccccccccaaaagataTGCTTAAGTGTGCAACACCTGTGAATATACCATGCTTGGAAATAGTGTATCTGTAGGTATAATCAAATTGCCATGAGATCATAATGGGTTAATGACCAGTGTCCTTATAAAGACaagagaaatttggacacagatatACAAAGCACATACCCTGTGAGGACACAGAGgggatgctctgtgatgacagagacagagattggagtgatggcGTTTACAAGACAAAGAAGGCCAAGGATTGTTGGCAGCCACCAGAAGgtaagaggcaaggaaggatacTCTGCTAGAGCCTTCAGAGGACTTCTGCCTCCAGAACTATTAGAGAATAATTTTCTGTTGTAAGCTACCCAATTGATGGTACATGTTTATGGCAACCCTAGAAATCTAATTTAGGTTTACTATTGGAAAGTGGAGTGCTGCtgtaagaaatacataaaaatgtggATGTGACTTTGGAATTGGGTAATAGATAGAGGTTGGAAAGTTTTAGGGTGCTTGATAGTAAAAGCCTGGATGGCCTTAAAGACTTGATAGAATGATAGACATTAAAGGTGATTCTAGTGAGAGCTCAGAACGAAAAGAGCATCAGTCATCTCAGAGAATATGTCTATCATTATGAATAGAATCTTGTTAGAAATATGAACGTGAAAGGTGCCTCTCTGAGGTCTCAGACAGAAATGAACAACCTCGGGTGTTGGACCCTGGAGGAAAGGCCATCCTCGGTATAAAGAGCACTCAGCTGAATTATATTCTGCTgttggaaggaaaataaaacttgtAAGCAATGACTTGGGTATTTAGCTAAGGAAATTTCCAAAGCATGGAAAGTAGGGCCTGGTTTCTCCTTGCTGCTTATGGTAAAATGTAAGGGGAATAGGAAATTGAGGAAGGAATAAGTAAAAAGAAACCAGCACTCACTTTGGGAAGCTCTCGGCCTACCCAGATAGATCTCtggaaagaaggctgagagtGTAGCTAGATAACCTTTTGGTGAAGAGATTAGGTTGTGTGATTCAGATGCAGTGAACATCTCAGTACAAAATCAGGCTAGGTTGAACTTAAAGGGATGAAGAAAGGCTGTCATACTTCTGGGGTTCTGTAGGCGGCTGATGGAGCTGTTAGTGTGTGCACATccttgaaggaaagggaagagtagCCCAGAGGCCAAGAACAGCTGAGGCCAGTTGGGCTGTGTTGCCAGCGTGGACCCAGAGGACCACCTTTTTTCAAATTCGCATCAACCACCTTTTAATTGCTGAGATTGCAAACAGTAAAGGTGTTGTGTTCCCTTTCTTGTTTGCACACACTCCTATTTAAAATCTCACATGATGTTATTTCCATATTTATGTAACGCTCATATTGAGTGTTAAACTCATTAAACTCATATgaacattttggagaaggcaatggcaccccactccagtactcttgcctggaaaatcccaagggcagaagagcctggtaggctgcagtccatggggtcgcgaagagtcagacacgacggagtgacttcactttccttttcagtttcatactttagaaaaggaaatggcagcccactccagtgttcttgcctggagaatcccagggacggcggagcctgttgggctaccgtctgtgggttcgcagagtcagacatgactgaagcgacttagcagcagcagcatatgaacACTTAAGTTAGTCCTTCTTAAAACTTGGCCAAGGATGAAGTAACTTATCCTCTACCCTTTTGTCTTTCCTTTGAGGAGACATGCAGTTTACCCATCTCAGATTAAGTTACTCTCTGATAAGTTCAAATAATCTGGGTCATTggttttgtgctttttaaaaccttttttttttttgattaaatCTAACACCAAAAGGTAAACAAGGCACATTTACAGAGGAAAAATGTATCATAAGTACAGTTCTCATTGTCAGCACCCTAGAAGTTCCCTTATGCTCTCCTATCACTAACCTCTCTTTCCTGCTCCCCATTCCAGTAACTActgtcctaatttttatgatAGAGACTTTAACATTTTCACTGACTAAGCATGGATCTCTAAACACCagtttaattttgtaaaaaaatttttaacttgcTGTGAGATTTTACAGCACAGTTTCTTTTTTCCACTGAGTTCTTTCATCTGACATTGTTTTTGTGAGGTTCATTTCTGTTGTATGCAGCTGTAGTGCATTCCTTTTCACTGTAATAATCATGTTTCGTACAAATGTAGTACTTTTATTTATCCTTCCTACTATGAATGGGTATTAGGTTGCTCCCTGTCCAGAGCTATCATGAACATGCTGCTCTGAGCTTAGTTGTCTATGTCTTCTGATACATGTATGTGGGCATTTCTGTTGAGTGTGTATCTAGAActagaattgctgaatcatagcTTCTGTGTATCTTCAACTTGAGGAATTAAGGCCAGACTTTACTACAGTGGTTATATGaatttgtattcccaccagcagcaaATGAATTTCCCTTGCTTCTCATCTTTCTCTATACTTATTATTGTGAGTGTTctttaattttagtcattctggtAAGTGTGTTTGGACTTCTTGTGTATTAGCATTTCTGTGAGTACCAGTGAGATCAAAtgaatttggggtgggggggtggcatTTTCTCTtgtgaaatatcttttcatgtaGTTTGCCCATTTTTCTGGGTTATCTGTTCTATTCTTCTTTATGGGTAGTCTTTGcttaaatattttggaaatgaacttTTGTCAGATATACATGTAAGGCTTCTAATCAGAATTTTTAAGTAATTATGAAAActattcaaattttatatttcttttttaaatgtatttttaattggaggataatttctttacagttgTGTAATAAACACAATTTACAATTGTGTaggctggttggatggcatcaccaactcaatggacatgggtttgggtaaactccgggagttgacgatggacagggaggcctggcgtgctgcggttcatgagatCACCAAGAGTCGGagataactgagcgactgaactgaggcttcTGCCATACAAAGCTCGAATCAACCACAAATACACAcaagtccccttcctcttgaaccacccacccacctcccatcccatcacagagcaccaagttaAGCTCCCTGTGTTGTCCAGcaacttatatttctttttttaactcgaTAACTGTTGCTTtcatatgagaaaaagaaaaataactacaTAATACAGTAAGAATAGCTAGTATTTACTCTGCTTTTGCTAAACTCTGCACTGAGGACTCTTGCTGCATTGTTTCCTTTATAGTCAGTACACGGATGTTTACTGTGACCACTAGTAAGAGTATACccctaaggaaactgaagctttggTGCTAACTCACTTCTCCCaagactttcagttcagtggTTGAGCTAGGATTTGAGCTCAGACCTTCTGACGTCAGGGTTGTTAACTGCTAAGTTTCTGCCTATAGTAAGTTCTAAAAAATATCTGAGCCTGCTATTTAAAAAAGCAGGAAATGATTAGAACCAAACCAGTGGACTGGAGCCCAAGTACCTTCCCTGGCTTAATACTGTCTCATaaccctgtttttaaaaataacaggtaTCATAGCCTTTTATTAGTaaatttctgaaatttcagtGGAAGAGGATTTACTTAATATACATATTCCACAACCACAAAAATTTTTATTCAGCTATGCTGGAGTTTGAAAGAGAATAAGAAGGCAGAATAGCAAGAGATTTTTGTATTAATGCAGATTGACTGATGTGAAGGAACTGGAGACAAGAAACCTAGCTGGACAGGTAGGGGGCAGATAGCATAGCTTCTTAGAATAAAAACCAAGGTATTAGGAGATTCAGAAGTGCCTGTTTAACATAACTTTTTCAGCTTTGATGTACTGGTTATTCCACATCCAGTGGATTTTAATGAACTCTGAAGGCAAAGTCAATGCAGTAACTCCCCTACATAGCAAACTTTCAAGTTGTGAACGTCAGGTGTGAGTggaattgcagcttgccctctgcCTCCTATTGCTGACCATCTCGCACATCCTCTCCCTCACCAttagtaactcttcttgcctgtccACTCAATGCCATTCCCTATATGCCAGCCATTGTCTTGTACTTTGCACGGTACCGCACTGTTAGATTcaaaatgtttctttattttttgtgtctgttttttatatgttatgtgtgtgaaaagtattataaacctaaaaTACAGTTATACAGTTATAATAATACTATTAAAACCTATAGTACAGTACCATATTGTGTCGGttaggtacctaggctaactttgttggacttatgaacaaattggacactctcagaaaagaaatcatttgcatgtaggggacttactacaATTAAGTTGAACGAAAATCAGAAAGTGTTGCCCATTTGAATGGAAAGTCAgtctcatacacacacaaagcctCTTAAAACACATTTCTCCCATAATCTAAAATTGGTATACCTGACTCTTTCTAAAACCAGGTAGGGGAAGAGATCGTGAAAAGTTTCCAGTAAAGAAGAAATGTTCATTAGAACTTTTTCTTGAAAGTAATGTTTGAAATCTATTTAAGTTgtataaaagtaatacatgttggtaatttttaaatatttagatcagaaaatacaaagaaggaaacaaaaatcatTCAAGATCACCAGTAGATAACCCCTGATAATATTTGGTTAACATCATCCTAGCTGGTCTCATgctactttgaaaataaaaatattatagttaatctcattgaattaaaaatgaataaacttcCTCAGGTTGATTCTCTGCAGATCAAAGTCTGTTCTCTCCTAACTGCTCCTGCTGGGTCTGGGTTGGGAGCTGGTTGGTTCAGAACTGCACTCAGCCGCACCTGTCTTCTCTTGACCGCCTTACCCTGCTCCAGCCTTACTGCCTTAATATGCATAGGTTCTCTCTTGTGTGTGGTTGCTGCTCAtgaatttttttctgcatattttttgtttatttctcttagTGTGATAAAGAGAGTAAGGAGAAACTCTTCTTGCTGCATTGTATTATCTTTACCTAGAAATCCTAGTGATTAGAATTTAATTATATGGTACTCATCTGTTTTAGACCATGTACAATATAAATCACAGATGTGATGAAATGTTGCAAGGAATTGTTGATCTGAAACatagttttttcttctgttcttaaatatgaagaaaattataataattttgctaattattttgtttttctctttcaaatcttTTAGATTTGTATATAGGTgttgtattttatatgtatgcaTAAATATGTGTGTGCGTATATTATAGTAAAAGCAGCTAGTTGTGTGTCAACCAGATAGATAAATTTCTTAACAGTGGTAGACACATTGCCTTGTGTTTATTTGCCACAGCATAAGTAGGATTGTTAATCacgtgtatttattttaaaaacaagactttatttttatgaatgttACTTTCATCAACACTGAATTTTTGTGTTGTCTCCTCAATGCTAGTATTTATGTGTTGGCAGTCATTTATAGATTCTGATTTCAGAAATTGTGGGCAAAACTCATTTTCCCATATTTTCTACTTTCTTGCCATGGTACCTTGAATTATACACTATCGGTGACTTCAAACGCACTAAGccttgtgttttcttttgaagCTGTCCTGTACTACGAGATACCTCAGAGTGTGTGATGTATCTCCTCACTGCAGCATGAGGACACTGGCACTATAGAATTTGTAGTTGGCAGAGAAATGAGGGATGAAGTAAGTCCCATGTCCCCATCCATTTTCAAAGGAGGGAATAAACTTGGGCAATGGAAAGTTTGGAGAGAAGACCTTGGATGTGGGTTTTCCCCAGAACCGCTGTGTATACACTTTTGGAGTCCTTAATGACTGTCTGGAAACTGTTTGAGTTTCTAGGATGCCATTGCTGTCTTCCTTTCAACTGGAAAGTAGTTCTGCACCCATTTAACATGAATGCTCTACAAGGTTGACGGCTTGCCtaattcaaattaaaagacatgttGCCTTCTATCTTGAAGGGGAACCTCTAAA contains the following coding sequences:
- the MZT1 gene encoding mitotic-spindle organizing protein 1, with the translated sequence MASSSGAGSAAAAANLNAVRETMDILLEISRILNTGLDMETLSICVRLCEQGINPEALSSVIKELRKATEALKAAENMTS